The following are encoded together in the Tripterygium wilfordii isolate XIE 37 chromosome 3, ASM1340144v1, whole genome shotgun sequence genome:
- the LOC119988922 gene encoding putative receptor-like protein kinase At3g47110 isoform X3, with translation MMNHSFSSNWILLTLFHGILLLGLSSDLPLAAALPTSANETDLSALLDFKNMIVQDPNQVMSLWKDSIHFCNWVGVTCSSSNGRIMHLNLASRGLAGPIPRSIGNLTYLTGLNIANNSFHGEIPQEMGRLLRLEKVNMSYNNFGGSIPANLTHCSELREFDIMFNKLVGRIPDQLSTLSKLVVLNLGANNVTGNIPAWIGNFSSLLGLSLPLNNFQGSIPAELVNIPNLGFLQVYGNNLSGMIPSSIYNISSLYYFSVTQNQLHGQLPPDVGLTLPKLRIFAGGVNSFTGPIPESLSNASGLEVLDFAENGLTGTIPGNLGNLKKLVRLNFDGNTLGDGKIGDLSFLSNLSNCTSLQVLGLAYNRFGGELPSSIANLSSQLRILTLGQNRLHGSMPSGIEKLTELTNLWLQGANLSGSLPEVIGNLHKLEGLFLNYNRFSGLIPSSLGNLTKLTRLYVEENKLEGSIPPSLGTCTSLLDVNFSSNNLNGTIPKQFIGLSSLSIALVMSHNSFTGSLPDEVGNLKNLMELDLSNNRLSGQIPSRLGSCISLEHLQLEGNMFDGIVPQSLETLKGEVPREGIFANASSISINGNDKLCGGITELLLRKCSGKRDRKHFSTRVIVVVTISVIFMFGLLCCLSIFCYLKTKRRKSTATSSEKWQLDLSYQELMRSTNGFSVENLIGSGSFGSVFKGILPGDGKAVAVKVINLQQHGALKSFIDECNALRNIRHRNLLKVITACSSIDLQGDEFKALVFEYMPNGNLDKWLHPTPGDHYQAMKLSLIQRLNIAIHVASALDYLHNDCDTPIVHCDLKPSNVLLDEDMIAHVGDFGLARFLSETSEYSSKNQMLSVGLKGSIGYIPPEYGMSSHVSILGDIYSYGVLLLEMFTGKRPSDDMFTHGTSIQEFVSLALPERVMELADSTMFVGNDELENEGYSETEGIHNQSTIEECLVSVMRIGLLCSATPPAKRMAMNNVVNKLHAIRDSYMKDRNKNVRQTQRLRKMVL, from the exons ATGATGAATCATAGTTTTAGTAGCAACTGGATTCTGTTGACACTTTTTCATGGAATTCTTTTGCTTGGCTTGAGCTCAGACTTGCCATTGGCGGCGGCACTACCAACTTCTGCAAATGAGACTGACCTATCAGCTTTACTTGATTTCAAGAATATGATAGTTCAAGATCCAAACCAAGTAATGAGCTTATGGAAGGATTCAATCCATTTCTGCAACTGGGTTGGTGTCACCTGCAGTTCATCTAATGGAAGAATCATGCATTTGAACCTCGCATCTCGGGGGCTAGCCGGGCCTATACCACGTTCTATAGGGAACCTCACATACCTTACTGGACTCAACATTGCAAACAACAGCTTTCATGGCGAAATTCCGCAAGAAATGGGACGTCTGTTGCGCCTGGAGAAGGTAAATATGAGTTACAATAACTTTGGTGGAAGTATTCCTGCTAATCTTACTCATTGTTCAGAACTAAGAGAATTTGATATAATGTTCAATAAGCTTGTCGGACGGATCCCTGACCAGCTAAGTACCTTGTCAAAATTAGTTGTTCTGAATCTTGGGGCCAATAACGTTACTGGAAATATCCCAGCTTGGATAGGGAACTTCTCTTCTCTGCTAGGTCTTTCCCTTCCACTGAATAATTTCCAAGGAAGCATACCTGCTGAACTTGTCAATATACCGAACTTGGGTTTTTTACAGGTTTATGGAAACAATCTGTCTGGTATGATCCCTTCATCAATTTATAATATTTCTTCCTTGTACTATTTCTCTGTTACTCAAAACCAACTGCATGGCCAATTGCCTCCTGATGTTGGCCTTACACTTCCTAAGCTGAGGATATTTGCTGGTGGGGTTAATAGTTTTACAGGACCTATCCCTGAGTCATTGTCGAATGCTTCCGGACTTGAGGTGCTCGATTTTGCGGAAAATGGTCTAACTGGGACAATTCCTGGAAACCTTGGGAACTTAAAAAAGTTAGTTAGACTCAACTTCGATGGTAATACCCTCGGAGATGGAAAGATTGGTGACTTGAGTTTTCTAAGTAATTTGTCTAATTGTACTAGTCTTCAAGTATTGGGTCTTGCATATAATCGTTTTGGAGGAGAACTGCCTAGCTCCATTGCAAACCTTTCAAGTCAGTTAAGAATTTTAACTTTGGGTCAGAATCGTCTCCATGGAAGCATGCCTTCTGGAATTGAGAAGCTTACTGAATTGACCAATTTGTGGTTGCAAGGAGCCAATTTGAGCGGGAGTCTACCTGAGGTCATTGGAAACCTTCACAAGTTAGAAGGTTTATTCTTGAATTATAACAGGTTTTCAGGGTTAATCCCATCCTCTCTAGGTAACTTGACTAAGTTGACTAGGCTTTATGTTGAGGAGAACAAATTGGAAGGAAGCATACCTCCAAGTCTTGGAACCTGCACAAGTTTGCTGGATGTGAATTTCTCAAGTAACAATCTTAATGGCACCATACCCAAACAGTTCATTggtctttcttctctttcaattGCTTTGGTCATGTCTCATAATTCTTTTACTGGTTCACTGCCAGATGAAGTGGGCAACTTGAAGAATCTCATGGAATTGGACTTGTCCAATAACAGATTATCAGGTCAAATTCCCAGCAGACTTGGTAGTTGTATTAGTTTGGAGCACCTACAACTGGAGGGTAACATGTTTGATGGAATAGTGCCTCAGTCTCTGGAAACTTTAAAAG GGGAAGTGCCACGAGAAGGAATCTTTGCAAATGCAAGTTCCATTTCCATCAATGGAAATGATAAGCTCTGTGGTGGCATCACAGAATTACTACTACGAAAATGTTCCGGGAAAAGAGATCGAAAGCATTTCTCCACCAGAGTAATTGTTGTTGTAACAATTTCAGTCATCTTTATGTTTGGTCTTCTGTGTTGTTTATCCATATTTTGTTATCtaaaaacaaaaaggagaaaatcaaCTGCAACTTCGTCTGAAAAATGGCAATTAGATTTGTCTTATCAAGAACTCATGAGGTCAACAAATGGCTTCTCCGTGGAGAATTTGATTGGTTCAGGTAGTTTTGGTTCTGTGTTCAAGGGAATTCTTCCTGGTGATGGAAAAGCCGTTGCAGTCAAGGTGATAAACCTTCAACAGCATGGAGCCTTGAAAAGCTTCATTGATGAATGCAATGCTTTGAGAAATATTCGACACCGTAACCTCCTGAAAGTCATTACTGCCTGCTCAAGCATTGATCTTCAAGGTGATGAATTTAAAGCTCTGGTTTTCGAATACATGCCCAATGGAAATTTAGACAAGTGGCTGCATCCAACACCTGGTGACCATTATCAAGCTATGAAATTGAGCCTTATTCAGAGGTTGAACATAGCCATCCATGTTGCGTCTGCTCTTGATTACCTCCATAACGATTGTGACACGCCAATTGTTCATTGTGACCTGAAGCCGAGCAATGTCCTTCTTGACGAAGATATGATTGCCCATGTTGGTGACTTTGGGTTGGCAAGGTTCCTCTCTGAAACATCAGAATATTCctccaaaaatcaaatgctCTCAGTTGGGCTGAAGGGTTCAATTGGCTACATCCCTCCAG AGTATGGCATGAGCAGCCATGTTTCCATACTGGGAGACATCTATAGCTATGGGGTACTGTTGCTGGAGATGTTTACAGGAAAAAGACCAAGTGATGACATGTTCACACATGGTACTAGCATTCAAGAGTTTGTATCTCTGGCTTTGCCTGAACGTGTCATGGAACTTGCGGACTCAACAATGTTCGTTGGGAATGATGAACTGGAAAATGAAGGTTACTCGGAAACAGAAGGGATACACAACCAAAGTACAATAGAGGAATGCTTGGTTTCTGTGATGAGAATTGGTCTTTTATGTTCTGCAACGCCACCAGCAAAGCGGATGGCCATGAATAATGTTGTCAATAAGTTGCATGCCATTAGAGACTCATATATGAAGGACAGGAACAAAAATGTCAGGCAGACACAGAGGTTAAGGAAAATGGTTTTGTAG
- the LOC119988922 gene encoding putative receptor-like protein kinase At3g47110 isoform X1, whose protein sequence is MMNHSFSSNWILLTLFHGILLLGLSSDLPLAAALPTSANETDLSALLDFKNMIVQDPNQVMSLWKDSIHFCNWVGVTCSSSNGRIMHLNLASRGLAGPIPRSIGNLTYLTGLNIANNSFHGEIPQEMGRLLRLEKVNMSYNNFGGSIPANLTHCSELREFDIMFNKLVGRIPDQLSTLSKLVVLNLGANNVTGNIPAWIGNFSSLLGLSLPLNNFQGSIPAELVNIPNLGFLQVYGNNLSGMIPSSIYNISSLYYFSVTQNQLHGQLPPDVGLTLPKLRIFAGGVNSFTGPIPESLSNASGLEVLDFAENGLTGTIPGNLGNLKKLVRLNFDGNTLGDGKIGDLSFLSNLSNCTSLQVLGLAYNRFGGELPSSIANLSSQLRILTLGQNRLHGSMPSGIEKLTELTNLWLQGANLSGSLPEVIGNLHKLEGLFLNYNRFSGLIPSSLGNLTKLTRLYVEENKLEGSIPPSLGTCTSLLDVNFSSNNLNGTIPKQFIGLSSLSIALVMSHNSFTGSLPDEVGNLKNLMELDLSNNRLSGQIPSRLGSCISLEHLQLEGNMFDGIVPQSLETLKGLVDLDLSHNSLSGQIPEFLIKFSSLRQLNLSYNNFEGEVPREGIFANASSISINGNDKLCGGITELLLRKCSGKRDRKHFSTRVIVVVTISVIFMFGLLCCLSIFCYLKTKRRKSTATSSEKWQLDLSYQELMRSTNGFSVENLIGSGSFGSVFKGILPGDGKAVAVKVINLQQHGALKSFIDECNALRNIRHRNLLKVITACSSIDLQGDEFKALVFEYMPNGNLDKWLHPTPGDHYQAMKLSLIQRLNIAIHVASALDYLHNDCDTPIVHCDLKPSNVLLDEDMIAHVGDFGLARFLSETSEYSSKNQMLSVGLKGSIGYIPPEYGMSSHVSILGDIYSYGVLLLEMFTGKRPSDDMFTHGTSIQEFVSLALPERVMELADSTMFVGNDELENEGYSETEGIHNQSTIEECLVSVMRIGLLCSATPPAKRMAMNNVVNKLHAIRDSYMKDRNKNVRQTQRLRKMVL, encoded by the exons ATGATGAATCATAGTTTTAGTAGCAACTGGATTCTGTTGACACTTTTTCATGGAATTCTTTTGCTTGGCTTGAGCTCAGACTTGCCATTGGCGGCGGCACTACCAACTTCTGCAAATGAGACTGACCTATCAGCTTTACTTGATTTCAAGAATATGATAGTTCAAGATCCAAACCAAGTAATGAGCTTATGGAAGGATTCAATCCATTTCTGCAACTGGGTTGGTGTCACCTGCAGTTCATCTAATGGAAGAATCATGCATTTGAACCTCGCATCTCGGGGGCTAGCCGGGCCTATACCACGTTCTATAGGGAACCTCACATACCTTACTGGACTCAACATTGCAAACAACAGCTTTCATGGCGAAATTCCGCAAGAAATGGGACGTCTGTTGCGCCTGGAGAAGGTAAATATGAGTTACAATAACTTTGGTGGAAGTATTCCTGCTAATCTTACTCATTGTTCAGAACTAAGAGAATTTGATATAATGTTCAATAAGCTTGTCGGACGGATCCCTGACCAGCTAAGTACCTTGTCAAAATTAGTTGTTCTGAATCTTGGGGCCAATAACGTTACTGGAAATATCCCAGCTTGGATAGGGAACTTCTCTTCTCTGCTAGGTCTTTCCCTTCCACTGAATAATTTCCAAGGAAGCATACCTGCTGAACTTGTCAATATACCGAACTTGGGTTTTTTACAGGTTTATGGAAACAATCTGTCTGGTATGATCCCTTCATCAATTTATAATATTTCTTCCTTGTACTATTTCTCTGTTACTCAAAACCAACTGCATGGCCAATTGCCTCCTGATGTTGGCCTTACACTTCCTAAGCTGAGGATATTTGCTGGTGGGGTTAATAGTTTTACAGGACCTATCCCTGAGTCATTGTCGAATGCTTCCGGACTTGAGGTGCTCGATTTTGCGGAAAATGGTCTAACTGGGACAATTCCTGGAAACCTTGGGAACTTAAAAAAGTTAGTTAGACTCAACTTCGATGGTAATACCCTCGGAGATGGAAAGATTGGTGACTTGAGTTTTCTAAGTAATTTGTCTAATTGTACTAGTCTTCAAGTATTGGGTCTTGCATATAATCGTTTTGGAGGAGAACTGCCTAGCTCCATTGCAAACCTTTCAAGTCAGTTAAGAATTTTAACTTTGGGTCAGAATCGTCTCCATGGAAGCATGCCTTCTGGAATTGAGAAGCTTACTGAATTGACCAATTTGTGGTTGCAAGGAGCCAATTTGAGCGGGAGTCTACCTGAGGTCATTGGAAACCTTCACAAGTTAGAAGGTTTATTCTTGAATTATAACAGGTTTTCAGGGTTAATCCCATCCTCTCTAGGTAACTTGACTAAGTTGACTAGGCTTTATGTTGAGGAGAACAAATTGGAAGGAAGCATACCTCCAAGTCTTGGAACCTGCACAAGTTTGCTGGATGTGAATTTCTCAAGTAACAATCTTAATGGCACCATACCCAAACAGTTCATTggtctttcttctctttcaattGCTTTGGTCATGTCTCATAATTCTTTTACTGGTTCACTGCCAGATGAAGTGGGCAACTTGAAGAATCTCATGGAATTGGACTTGTCCAATAACAGATTATCAGGTCAAATTCCCAGCAGACTTGGTAGTTGTATTAGTTTGGAGCACCTACAACTGGAGGGTAACATGTTTGATGGAATAGTGCCTCAGTCTCTGGAAACTTTAAAAGGTTTAGTAGATCTTGATCTTTCGCACAATAGCTTATCAGGGCAGATTCCTGAATTCCTCATTAAGTTTTCATCTCTAAGGCAACTGAATCTTTCTTACAATAACTTTGAAGGGGAAGTGCCACGAGAAGGAATCTTTGCAAATGCAAGTTCCATTTCCATCAATGGAAATGATAAGCTCTGTGGTGGCATCACAGAATTACTACTACGAAAATGTTCCGGGAAAAGAGATCGAAAGCATTTCTCCACCAGAGTAATTGTTGTTGTAACAATTTCAGTCATCTTTATGTTTGGTCTTCTGTGTTGTTTATCCATATTTTGTTATCtaaaaacaaaaaggagaaaatcaaCTGCAACTTCGTCTGAAAAATGGCAATTAGATTTGTCTTATCAAGAACTCATGAGGTCAACAAATGGCTTCTCCGTGGAGAATTTGATTGGTTCAGGTAGTTTTGGTTCTGTGTTCAAGGGAATTCTTCCTGGTGATGGAAAAGCCGTTGCAGTCAAGGTGATAAACCTTCAACAGCATGGAGCCTTGAAAAGCTTCATTGATGAATGCAATGCTTTGAGAAATATTCGACACCGTAACCTCCTGAAAGTCATTACTGCCTGCTCAAGCATTGATCTTCAAGGTGATGAATTTAAAGCTCTGGTTTTCGAATACATGCCCAATGGAAATTTAGACAAGTGGCTGCATCCAACACCTGGTGACCATTATCAAGCTATGAAATTGAGCCTTATTCAGAGGTTGAACATAGCCATCCATGTTGCGTCTGCTCTTGATTACCTCCATAACGATTGTGACACGCCAATTGTTCATTGTGACCTGAAGCCGAGCAATGTCCTTCTTGACGAAGATATGATTGCCCATGTTGGTGACTTTGGGTTGGCAAGGTTCCTCTCTGAAACATCAGAATATTCctccaaaaatcaaatgctCTCAGTTGGGCTGAAGGGTTCAATTGGCTACATCCCTCCAG AGTATGGCATGAGCAGCCATGTTTCCATACTGGGAGACATCTATAGCTATGGGGTACTGTTGCTGGAGATGTTTACAGGAAAAAGACCAAGTGATGACATGTTCACACATGGTACTAGCATTCAAGAGTTTGTATCTCTGGCTTTGCCTGAACGTGTCATGGAACTTGCGGACTCAACAATGTTCGTTGGGAATGATGAACTGGAAAATGAAGGTTACTCGGAAACAGAAGGGATACACAACCAAAGTACAATAGAGGAATGCTTGGTTTCTGTGATGAGAATTGGTCTTTTATGTTCTGCAACGCCACCAGCAAAGCGGATGGCCATGAATAATGTTGTCAATAAGTTGCATGCCATTAGAGACTCATATATGAAGGACAGGAACAAAAATGTCAGGCAGACACAGAGGTTAAGGAAAATGGTTTTGTAG
- the LOC119988922 gene encoding putative receptor-like protein kinase At3g47110 isoform X2, producing the protein MMNHSFSSNWILLTLFHGILLLGLSSDLPLAAALPTSANETDLSALLDFKNMIVQDPNQVMSLWKDSIHFCNWVGVTCSSSNGRIMHLNLASRGLAGPIPRSIGNLTYLTGLNIANNSFHGEIPQEMGRLLRLEKLVGRIPDQLSTLSKLVVLNLGANNVTGNIPAWIGNFSSLLGLSLPLNNFQGSIPAELVNIPNLGFLQVYGNNLSGMIPSSIYNISSLYYFSVTQNQLHGQLPPDVGLTLPKLRIFAGGVNSFTGPIPESLSNASGLEVLDFAENGLTGTIPGNLGNLKKLVRLNFDGNTLGDGKIGDLSFLSNLSNCTSLQVLGLAYNRFGGELPSSIANLSSQLRILTLGQNRLHGSMPSGIEKLTELTNLWLQGANLSGSLPEVIGNLHKLEGLFLNYNRFSGLIPSSLGNLTKLTRLYVEENKLEGSIPPSLGTCTSLLDVNFSSNNLNGTIPKQFIGLSSLSIALVMSHNSFTGSLPDEVGNLKNLMELDLSNNRLSGQIPSRLGSCISLEHLQLEGNMFDGIVPQSLETLKGLVDLDLSHNSLSGQIPEFLIKFSSLRQLNLSYNNFEGEVPREGIFANASSISINGNDKLCGGITELLLRKCSGKRDRKHFSTRVIVVVTISVIFMFGLLCCLSIFCYLKTKRRKSTATSSEKWQLDLSYQELMRSTNGFSVENLIGSGSFGSVFKGILPGDGKAVAVKVINLQQHGALKSFIDECNALRNIRHRNLLKVITACSSIDLQGDEFKALVFEYMPNGNLDKWLHPTPGDHYQAMKLSLIQRLNIAIHVASALDYLHNDCDTPIVHCDLKPSNVLLDEDMIAHVGDFGLARFLSETSEYSSKNQMLSVGLKGSIGYIPPEYGMSSHVSILGDIYSYGVLLLEMFTGKRPSDDMFTHGTSIQEFVSLALPERVMELADSTMFVGNDELENEGYSETEGIHNQSTIEECLVSVMRIGLLCSATPPAKRMAMNNVVNKLHAIRDSYMKDRNKNVRQTQRLRKMVL; encoded by the exons ATGATGAATCATAGTTTTAGTAGCAACTGGATTCTGTTGACACTTTTTCATGGAATTCTTTTGCTTGGCTTGAGCTCAGACTTGCCATTGGCGGCGGCACTACCAACTTCTGCAAATGAGACTGACCTATCAGCTTTACTTGATTTCAAGAATATGATAGTTCAAGATCCAAACCAAGTAATGAGCTTATGGAAGGATTCAATCCATTTCTGCAACTGGGTTGGTGTCACCTGCAGTTCATCTAATGGAAGAATCATGCATTTGAACCTCGCATCTCGGGGGCTAGCCGGGCCTATACCACGTTCTATAGGGAACCTCACATACCTTACTGGACTCAACATTGCAAACAACAGCTTTCATGGCGAAATTCCGCAAGAAATGGGACGTCTGTTGCGCCTGGAGAAG CTTGTCGGACGGATCCCTGACCAGCTAAGTACCTTGTCAAAATTAGTTGTTCTGAATCTTGGGGCCAATAACGTTACTGGAAATATCCCAGCTTGGATAGGGAACTTCTCTTCTCTGCTAGGTCTTTCCCTTCCACTGAATAATTTCCAAGGAAGCATACCTGCTGAACTTGTCAATATACCGAACTTGGGTTTTTTACAGGTTTATGGAAACAATCTGTCTGGTATGATCCCTTCATCAATTTATAATATTTCTTCCTTGTACTATTTCTCTGTTACTCAAAACCAACTGCATGGCCAATTGCCTCCTGATGTTGGCCTTACACTTCCTAAGCTGAGGATATTTGCTGGTGGGGTTAATAGTTTTACAGGACCTATCCCTGAGTCATTGTCGAATGCTTCCGGACTTGAGGTGCTCGATTTTGCGGAAAATGGTCTAACTGGGACAATTCCTGGAAACCTTGGGAACTTAAAAAAGTTAGTTAGACTCAACTTCGATGGTAATACCCTCGGAGATGGAAAGATTGGTGACTTGAGTTTTCTAAGTAATTTGTCTAATTGTACTAGTCTTCAAGTATTGGGTCTTGCATATAATCGTTTTGGAGGAGAACTGCCTAGCTCCATTGCAAACCTTTCAAGTCAGTTAAGAATTTTAACTTTGGGTCAGAATCGTCTCCATGGAAGCATGCCTTCTGGAATTGAGAAGCTTACTGAATTGACCAATTTGTGGTTGCAAGGAGCCAATTTGAGCGGGAGTCTACCTGAGGTCATTGGAAACCTTCACAAGTTAGAAGGTTTATTCTTGAATTATAACAGGTTTTCAGGGTTAATCCCATCCTCTCTAGGTAACTTGACTAAGTTGACTAGGCTTTATGTTGAGGAGAACAAATTGGAAGGAAGCATACCTCCAAGTCTTGGAACCTGCACAAGTTTGCTGGATGTGAATTTCTCAAGTAACAATCTTAATGGCACCATACCCAAACAGTTCATTggtctttcttctctttcaattGCTTTGGTCATGTCTCATAATTCTTTTACTGGTTCACTGCCAGATGAAGTGGGCAACTTGAAGAATCTCATGGAATTGGACTTGTCCAATAACAGATTATCAGGTCAAATTCCCAGCAGACTTGGTAGTTGTATTAGTTTGGAGCACCTACAACTGGAGGGTAACATGTTTGATGGAATAGTGCCTCAGTCTCTGGAAACTTTAAAAGGTTTAGTAGATCTTGATCTTTCGCACAATAGCTTATCAGGGCAGATTCCTGAATTCCTCATTAAGTTTTCATCTCTAAGGCAACTGAATCTTTCTTACAATAACTTTGAAGGGGAAGTGCCACGAGAAGGAATCTTTGCAAATGCAAGTTCCATTTCCATCAATGGAAATGATAAGCTCTGTGGTGGCATCACAGAATTACTACTACGAAAATGTTCCGGGAAAAGAGATCGAAAGCATTTCTCCACCAGAGTAATTGTTGTTGTAACAATTTCAGTCATCTTTATGTTTGGTCTTCTGTGTTGTTTATCCATATTTTGTTATCtaaaaacaaaaaggagaaaatcaaCTGCAACTTCGTCTGAAAAATGGCAATTAGATTTGTCTTATCAAGAACTCATGAGGTCAACAAATGGCTTCTCCGTGGAGAATTTGATTGGTTCAGGTAGTTTTGGTTCTGTGTTCAAGGGAATTCTTCCTGGTGATGGAAAAGCCGTTGCAGTCAAGGTGATAAACCTTCAACAGCATGGAGCCTTGAAAAGCTTCATTGATGAATGCAATGCTTTGAGAAATATTCGACACCGTAACCTCCTGAAAGTCATTACTGCCTGCTCAAGCATTGATCTTCAAGGTGATGAATTTAAAGCTCTGGTTTTCGAATACATGCCCAATGGAAATTTAGACAAGTGGCTGCATCCAACACCTGGTGACCATTATCAAGCTATGAAATTGAGCCTTATTCAGAGGTTGAACATAGCCATCCATGTTGCGTCTGCTCTTGATTACCTCCATAACGATTGTGACACGCCAATTGTTCATTGTGACCTGAAGCCGAGCAATGTCCTTCTTGACGAAGATATGATTGCCCATGTTGGTGACTTTGGGTTGGCAAGGTTCCTCTCTGAAACATCAGAATATTCctccaaaaatcaaatgctCTCAGTTGGGCTGAAGGGTTCAATTGGCTACATCCCTCCAG AGTATGGCATGAGCAGCCATGTTTCCATACTGGGAGACATCTATAGCTATGGGGTACTGTTGCTGGAGATGTTTACAGGAAAAAGACCAAGTGATGACATGTTCACACATGGTACTAGCATTCAAGAGTTTGTATCTCTGGCTTTGCCTGAACGTGTCATGGAACTTGCGGACTCAACAATGTTCGTTGGGAATGATGAACTGGAAAATGAAGGTTACTCGGAAACAGAAGGGATACACAACCAAAGTACAATAGAGGAATGCTTGGTTTCTGTGATGAGAATTGGTCTTTTATGTTCTGCAACGCCACCAGCAAAGCGGATGGCCATGAATAATGTTGTCAATAAGTTGCATGCCATTAGAGACTCATATATGAAGGACAGGAACAAAAATGTCAGGCAGACACAGAGGTTAAGGAAAATGGTTTTGTAG